The DNA segment GCTGATGGAGACAAATTGTACGCTATAGCAAGAACCGTCCCATTTCTCGCGGGGATATCCTCCGGAGTCGCGGCCCAGAGCGGCGCCGTATCCTATTTCCGCATGGAGCGTCTGCCGATTCTGATATTTGTTCTTGTTTTCTCTATCGTCATTCTCGTTTACACCAGAATGGCCAAAAAAGGGAAGTCACTTTTCATTCGGAAAATAGCCGGGCTGGATGCGGTCGAAGAGGCCGTCGGCCGCGCCACCGAAATGGGCCGTCCGGTCTTATTTGTCCCCGGAATTCAGGAATTGGATGATATTCAAACTATTGCGGGGGTTTCCATTCTCGGCCGAGTCGCCAAAATTACGGCGCAATATGATACACCCTTAATTGTCCCCGTCAATTATCCTCTTGTGCTCGCGGCCGGTCAGGAAATCGTGGAGCAGGCCTATACCGAGATGGGGAAGAAGGATGCTTATAACCGGGATATCGTTCGCTATGTGGCCGGAGAGCAGTTCGCCCTGGCGGCCGCCATCAACGGTATCATGATGCGGGATCGGCCTGCCACTAATATCTTCATGGGAGCCTTCTTCGCCGAATCGTTGCTTCTCACCGAGA comes from the Candidatus Zixiibacteriota bacterium genome and includes:
- a CDS encoding conserved membrane hypothetical protein (Evidence 4 : Unknown function but conserved in other organisms), which translates into the protein MYAIARTVPFLAGISSGVAAQSGAVSYFRMERLPILIFVLVFSIVILVYTRMAKKGKSLFIRKIAGLDAVEEAVGRATEMGRPVLFVPGIQELDDIQTIAGVSILGRVAKITAQYDTPLIVPVNYPLVLAAGQEIVEQAYTEMGKKDAYNRDIVRYVAGEQFALAAAINGIMMRDRPATNIFMGAFFAESLLLTETGNAAGSIQISGTAEPEQLPFFIASCDYTLMGEELYAASSYLSHEPKLLGGLKGQDFIKLILIILIIIGVIMATFGAGDWFHSLFSTG